One bacterium genomic window carries:
- a CDS encoding enoyl-CoA hydratase-related protein, which produces MANYETITFDASGPAIWVTLNRDDVRNAFNGGMLADLLDVFEAAPKVPGGRVVVLTGVGSAFCAGADLNWMRAVRDFTYEQNLEESNQVAAVMRRIYD; this is translated from the coding sequence TGGCCAACTACGAAACGATAACGTTCGACGCGTCGGGCCCGGCGATCTGGGTGACGCTCAACCGCGACGACGTCCGCAACGCCTTCAACGGCGGGATGCTCGCGGACCTGCTGGACGTCTTCGAGGCCGCGCCCAAGGTCCCCGGCGGCCGCGTCGTCGTCCTCACCGGCGTCGGCTCCGCCTTCTGCGCCGGCGCCGACCTCAACTGGATGCGCGCCGTCCGCGACTTCACGTACGAGCAGAACCTGGAGGAATCGAACCAGGTGGCCGCGGTGATGCGGCGTATCTACGACTG